A window from Capricornis sumatraensis isolate serow.1 chromosome 5, serow.2, whole genome shotgun sequence encodes these proteins:
- the LOC138080437 gene encoding TIMELESS-interacting protein-like isoform X1 → MLEPQENGLVDLPDYEHTEDATFPPFPPPASPEREDGEGAEPEEESGRGAPVPIPPKRTVKRNIPKLNAERLISERGLPALRHVFEKAKFKGEGHEAEDLKTLIRHMEHWAYRLFPKPQFEDFIDRVEYLGNRKEVQTCLKRIRLDLPIVHEDFVSNNDEVEENNGHELDPFLTNSYRSVEFASESSRSLTEEQQQRIERNKQLALERRQAKLLSNSQSLGNDLSVNTPSTQTSEEGRTGEEQKQEESNGFNKDLDSPHNAGAASTVKEEEEVKVEKTERDQSF, encoded by the coding sequence ATGCTAGAACCACAGGAGAATGGCTTGGTTGACCTACCAGATTATGAGCATACAGAAGATGCAACTTTCCCTCCGttcccacctccagcctctcCAGAGAGGGAAGATGGTGAAGGCGCTGAACCTGAAGAAGAGTCAGGAAGAGGAGCGCCTGTTCCCATACCTCCAAAGAGAACAGTTAAAAGGAACATACCTAAGCTGAATGCTGAGAGATTAATTTCAGAGAGAGGGCTCCCAGCATTAAGGCATGTGTTTGAGAAGGCAAAATTCAAAGGTGAAGGTCATGAGGCTGAGGACTTGAAGACACTAATCAGACACATGGAGCACTGGGCATATAGGCTATTCCCTAAACCGCAGTTTGAAGATTTTATTGACAGAGTTGAATATCTGGGAAATAGAAAGGAAGTTCAGACCTGTTTAAAACGAATTCGACTTGATCTCCCTATTGTACATGAAGATTTTGTAAGCAATAATGATGAAGTAGAGGAAAATAATGGCCACGAATTAGATCCCTTTCTGACAAACTCATACAGAAGTGTAGAGTTTGCTTCTGAGTCCAGTAGAAGCCTaacagaagaacaacaacaaagaattgaGAGAAATAAACAACTGGCCTTGGAAAGAAGACAGGCAAAGCTACTGAGTAACAGTCAGTCCCTAGGAAATGACTTGTCAGTGAACACACCCAGCACACAGACATCTGAGGAGGGTAGAACAGGTGAGGAGCAGAAGCAGGAAGAATCAAATGGATTTAACAAAGACCTCGACAGTCCACATAATGCTGGTGCTGCCAGTACtgtaaaagaagaggaggaagtaaAAGTTGAGAAAACGGAACGGGACcaatccttttaa
- the LOC138080437 gene encoding TIMELESS-interacting protein-like isoform X2: MLEPQENGLVDLPDYEHTEDATFPPFPPPASPEREDGEGAEPEEESGRGAPVPIPPKRTVKRNIPKLNAERLISERGLPALRHVFEKAKFKGEGHETCLKRIRLDLPIVHEDFVSNNDEVEENNGHELDPFLTNSYRSVEFASESSRSLTEEQQQRIERNKQLALERRQAKLLSNSQSLGNDLSVNTPSTQTSEEGRTGEEQKQEESNGFNKDLDSPHNAGAASTVKEEEEVKVEKTERDQSF; this comes from the exons ATGCTAGAACCACAGGAGAATGGCTTGGTTGACCTACCAGATTATGAGCATACAGAAGATGCAACTTTCCCTCCGttcccacctccagcctctcCAGAGAGGGAAGATGGTGAAGGCGCTGAACCTGAAGAAGAGTCAGGAAGAGGAGCGCCTGTTCCCATACCTCCAAAGAGAACAGTTAAAAGGAACATACCTAAGCTGAATGCTGAGAGATTAATTTCAGAGAGAGGGCTCCCAGCATTAAGGCATGTGTTTGAGAAGGCAAAATTCAAAGGTGAAGGTCATGAG ACCTGTTTAAAACGAATTCGACTTGATCTCCCTATTGTACATGAAGATTTTGTAAGCAATAATGATGAAGTAGAGGAAAATAATGGCCACGAATTAGATCCCTTTCTGACAAACTCATACAGAAGTGTAGAGTTTGCTTCTGAGTCCAGTAGAAGCCTaacagaagaacaacaacaaagaattgaGAGAAATAAACAACTGGCCTTGGAAAGAAGACAGGCAAAGCTACTGAGTAACAGTCAGTCCCTAGGAAATGACTTGTCAGTGAACACACCCAGCACACAGACATCTGAGGAGGGTAGAACAGGTGAGGAGCAGAAGCAGGAAGAATCAAATGGATTTAACAAAGACCTCGACAGTCCACATAATGCTGGTGCTGCCAGTACtgtaaaagaagaggaggaagtaaAAGTTGAGAAAACGGAACGGGACcaatccttttaa